The following are encoded together in the Nitrospirota bacterium genome:
- a CDS encoding type II secretion system protein GspJ, with protein MSAFTLIEVVVAIALLAVVMTIVYSAFSRSIDVTRETAQVTERVRQVQVITERLVDELSAAHWSNRPMVPASADTEGRGSFVGTRDTTLDSDVRLDRLVWTTFAHRRYVADRPEADVAEVAYRVAVESDSSEGGRLVRDERINVFSEAEWATQSDDLAVGVSEFRLRYLTKGEWVDEWDADQRLRLPDAVEVTVALAGKGNAPPERMRTIVPLPLATR; from the coding sequence GTGAGCGCCTTTACCTTGATCGAGGTGGTGGTGGCGATCGCTCTGCTGGCGGTGGTGATGACCATCGTGTACAGCGCGTTTTCTCGGAGCATCGACGTGACGCGCGAAACGGCCCAAGTGACCGAGCGGGTGCGACAGGTCCAAGTGATCACCGAGCGGCTGGTCGATGAACTCTCGGCGGCCCACTGGTCCAACAGACCAATGGTACCGGCGTCGGCCGACACGGAGGGGCGCGGGAGTTTTGTCGGGACGAGGGACACGACGCTGGACTCCGACGTCCGGCTCGATCGGTTGGTGTGGACGACGTTTGCGCATCGCCGCTACGTGGCGGACCGTCCCGAGGCGGATGTCGCGGAGGTCGCCTACCGGGTGGCGGTCGAGTCTGATTCGTCGGAAGGGGGGCGGTTGGTGCGCGACGAGCGGATCAATGTGTTTTCCGAAGCGGAGTGGGCCACGCAAAGCGACGACCTGGCGGTTGGTGTGTCGGAGTTTCGCCTCCGATATCTGACCAAGGGCGAATGGGTGGATGAGTGGGACGCTGACCAGCGCCTCCGCCTTCCGGACGCCGTGGAGGTGACGGTCGCGCTCGCCGGCAAGGGCAACGCCCCGCCGGAGCGAATGCGGACGATCGTCCCGCTGCCGCTCGCCACCCGGTGA
- the gspN gene encoding type II secretion system protein GspN produces MSGQAVVTAGRVGSRVSWRAAMGYALYALLAFAVFLVWFFPVEGLQTKLLAEVERRVQATVTVQNRDWLFPLGVAWQGVRIVPVGHPDRAVVLDAIRVDLAVLPLLRRRIEADLTWEAYGGKARGSWSLRREGDDTRLSLDQFGQGFEVGQLPGLPEGSWQGVLQVDLNGRWLNEAWWLGEGTGSVEVSRLKVDGLTVGGFPVNGIEFDSVTGHVSLNGGTITLQRLAAHGPLGKVSGDGTVLVRAPWTESVINLTLRLEPTADAKARVPMLALSGGGAVTVRVSGRLARPGVSVNGAPVV; encoded by the coding sequence ATGTCGGGTCAAGCCGTGGTGACTGCGGGTCGTGTCGGCTCACGCGTGTCTTGGCGAGCCGCCATGGGTTACGCGCTGTATGCGTTGCTCGCCTTTGCCGTGTTTCTGGTCTGGTTTTTCCCGGTCGAGGGGCTCCAGACCAAACTGCTGGCTGAAGTGGAACGCCGCGTTCAGGCGACCGTCACGGTGCAGAACCGTGACTGGCTCTTCCCGCTGGGCGTGGCGTGGCAGGGAGTGCGGATCGTGCCGGTCGGCCACCCCGACCGCGCGGTGGTGCTCGACGCGATTCGAGTGGACCTGGCGGTTCTGCCACTGTTGCGTCGGCGGATCGAAGCCGATCTGACGTGGGAGGCCTACGGCGGCAAGGCGCGGGGGAGCTGGTCGCTGCGGCGTGAAGGCGACGATACGCGCCTCTCGCTCGATCAATTCGGGCAGGGGTTCGAGGTGGGGCAGCTGCCGGGCCTGCCCGAGGGCTCGTGGCAGGGCGTTCTGCAGGTCGACCTCAACGGCCGCTGGCTCAATGAGGCATGGTGGTTGGGGGAGGGGACCGGGTCGGTCGAGGTCTCGCGATTGAAGGTCGACGGTCTGACCGTCGGGGGATTCCCCGTGAACGGAATCGAGTTCGACTCGGTGACGGGGCACGTGTCGCTCAACGGCGGCACGATCACGCTGCAACGGCTGGCCGCTCACGGCCCGCTGGGCAAGGTCTCGGGCGATGGCACGGTGCTGGTGCGCGCCCCGTGGACGGAGAGCGTCATCAACCTTACGCTGCGACTCGAACCGACGGCCGACGCGAAGGCGCGCGTCCCGATGCTCGCGCTGTCCGGTGGGGGCGCGGTGACCGTGCGGGTGAGCGGGCGTCTCGCCAGACCCGGCGTCAGCGTCAACGGCGCACCGGTGGTGTAG
- the pilM gene encoding pilus assembly protein PilM, which produces MRGIGFDLGPNAVTAAVVNAGLKSVKLESVRVSAAPETGEARARALRALKQATLPAAIAVPVHQVSTRLVTVPFTLQAKWDAVLPSELEGQIPFELDEVVVDGAAVDRDGNRTRVLAAAAPKTTVKARLDDAARGGIDPRVVTIDAEALAAAASAWLPASPDLALVHLDDRAVTLTLLADGRVRATRAVLWDGGAARDAVARGCGLPAAEIEEIAAGERRTEVDGGELAEALGRALKPALDEAVRTLRADRLESDRAVASVSVSGRWSAVGEVGETVARSLGLACVRWPSVSVGGVERPLGPAALAAGLALIAARGGVHLNLRRGEFVYGRERAGLRRRLVALGALAVFALAAAGVDWGVRLTLKERRWAEVDGRVRAAFQQVLPEATIVSEPEQLQAAIDTLTKQRAFLGGRLGVLDVLLAFTDAMPPESGVAVLDLSIDQDKVRMEAETLSFDWVNKIESAITKLPNVQTVAVSDAKTTADQSKVRFIMNVTLAEGV; this is translated from the coding sequence ATGCGAGGCATCGGATTCGATCTCGGTCCCAACGCGGTGACGGCGGCGGTGGTGAACGCGGGGCTCAAGAGCGTCAAACTGGAGTCCGTGCGGGTCTCCGCTGCGCCCGAGACGGGAGAGGCCCGCGCCCGTGCATTGCGGGCCCTTAAACAGGCGACGCTGCCGGCGGCCATCGCAGTGCCGGTGCATCAAGTATCCACCCGCCTCGTGACGGTGCCGTTCACCCTGCAAGCGAAGTGGGACGCGGTGCTGCCGTCCGAGTTGGAGGGCCAGATTCCGTTCGAACTGGACGAGGTCGTCGTCGATGGGGCGGCGGTGGACCGCGACGGGAACCGCACACGCGTGCTGGCCGCCGCCGCGCCCAAAACCACGGTGAAAGCCCGACTCGATGACGCCGCCCGGGGTGGAATCGATCCCCGCGTCGTCACCATCGATGCCGAGGCGCTCGCAGCGGCCGCGTCCGCGTGGTTGCCGGCGTCGCCGGATCTGGCGCTGGTTCACCTGGATGATCGCGCGGTCACGCTCACGTTGCTCGCCGACGGTCGGGTGCGCGCCACGCGCGCGGTACTCTGGGACGGCGGTGCGGCGCGCGACGCGGTCGCCCGCGGGTGCGGGCTGCCGGCGGCGGAGATCGAGGAAATTGCCGCGGGCGAACGACGGACAGAAGTCGACGGAGGAGAGCTGGCCGAGGCCTTGGGACGCGCGCTCAAACCGGCGCTCGACGAGGCCGTTCGCACCTTGCGCGCCGATCGGCTCGAATCGGACCGTGCCGTCGCATCCGTTTCGGTGAGCGGGCGATGGTCCGCGGTCGGAGAGGTCGGCGAAACCGTGGCCCGGTCGCTCGGCCTGGCGTGCGTCCGGTGGCCGTCCGTGTCCGTGGGCGGCGTCGAACGGCCCCTCGGACCGGCCGCGCTCGCCGCCGGCCTCGCGTTGATCGCGGCCCGCGGCGGGGTCCATCTCAACCTCCGTCGCGGGGAGTTCGTCTACGGGCGCGAGCGGGCCGGGCTTCGGAGGCGGTTGGTGGCGCTCGGCGCGCTCGCCGTGTTCGCACTGGCGGCGGCGGGCGTCGATTGGGGGGTCCGCTTGACCCTCAAGGAGCGCCGATGGGCCGAAGTCGACGGTCGCGTCCGCGCGGCGTTCCAGCAAGTGTTGCCCGAAGCAACGATCGTGAGCGAACCCGAACAGCTCCAAGCGGCGATCGACACGTTGACCAAACAACGGGCGTTTCTGGGGGGCAGGCTGGGCGTGTTGGACGTCCTATTGGCGTTCACCGACGCCATGCCGCCGGAGAGCGGCGTCGCGGTGTTGGACCTGTCGATCGACCAGGACAAGGTTCGGATGGAGGCCGAGACGCTTTCGTTCGACTGGGTGAACAAGATCGAAAGCGCGATTACCAAACTGCCGAACGTGCAAACCGTGGCGGTGAGCGACGCCAAGACCACGGCGGATCAATCCAAGGTCCGCTTCATCATGAACGTCACGCTGGCGGAGGGCGTGTGA
- the gspM gene encoding type II secretion system protein GspM, which yields MKAALSAWWRERTDRERVVLGAGAVIALGLAGFAFVADPLMERSARLDRRIVQRQDDLARVEKLGAEYRAVADQMAGLDRRVAAPGSFALLSFLEETASVQQMRNRLTSIRPQPAQTLPPYREVVAEVKLESITLAQVVAYLDALDRAPQRVRVKLLRLKTRYADPKLLDGSLLVSTYERIS from the coding sequence GTGAAGGCCGCGCTGTCCGCGTGGTGGCGAGAGCGGACGGACCGCGAGCGCGTGGTGCTCGGAGCCGGCGCGGTGATCGCGTTGGGCCTTGCGGGGTTCGCGTTCGTGGCGGACCCGTTGATGGAACGCAGCGCGCGGTTGGACCGCCGAATCGTCCAACGCCAAGACGACCTCGCACGGGTGGAAAAGCTGGGCGCCGAGTACCGCGCCGTCGCCGACCAGATGGCGGGCCTCGATCGGCGCGTGGCTGCTCCCGGCAGCTTTGCCCTCTTGTCGTTTCTCGAAGAAACCGCCTCGGTGCAGCAAATGCGCAACCGCCTGACCTCGATCCGGCCCCAGCCCGCCCAGACACTCCCACCGTACCGGGAGGTCGTCGCAGAGGTGAAACTCGAGTCCATCACCTTGGCCCAGGTCGTGGCCTACCTGGACGCGCTGGATCGAGCCCCGCAGCGTGTGCGGGTCAAGCTGCTGCGTCTCAAGACGCGTTACGCAGACCCCAAACTCCTGGACGGATCGCTCCTGGTTTCCACGTATGAGCGGATCTCCTGA
- the gspK gene encoding type II secretion system minor pseudopilin GspK: MSGSPDRVAHGQRGMALVLTLLVVVLLVTAVLEFDRSTRTTLKAAGNFRDGMKAFHLATSGVAAAQAVLKDDLTKTGGKDDLTELWAIPFPPYPVGDGTVAVAIQDEGGKINLNALVTKDGNRFTEPAWQVERLRKLFRLKDLDPSMVDAIVDWLDRDEIPEPNGAETSYYEGLERPYRCRNGPMETLAELHLVKGITDEVYRTISPYLTVYWNGPPGGESRINVNTADPLVLESLAVREGPGIQFPLDAAQVEQIVATRPFANVTQLQKVPGLTPAVYSAIQPQLEVGSRFFSIYAEGEANGVKKGVIAVAERVGEPALRYWRLAD; encoded by the coding sequence ATGAGCGGATCTCCTGACCGCGTGGCACACGGTCAGCGCGGGATGGCGCTGGTGCTCACCCTGCTCGTGGTGGTCCTGCTGGTGACCGCGGTGCTGGAGTTCGATCGGTCCACGCGGACCACGCTCAAGGCCGCCGGGAACTTCCGCGACGGGATGAAAGCCTTTCATCTGGCCACCTCCGGTGTGGCAGCTGCTCAAGCCGTGCTGAAAGACGACCTGACCAAAACTGGCGGCAAAGACGATCTCACCGAGTTGTGGGCCATTCCGTTTCCTCCCTATCCGGTCGGCGACGGGACCGTGGCGGTCGCGATTCAAGACGAGGGTGGAAAGATCAACCTCAACGCGCTAGTCACCAAAGACGGTAACCGCTTTACCGAACCGGCGTGGCAGGTCGAGCGTCTTAGGAAGCTCTTTCGCCTCAAGGATCTGGACCCCAGCATGGTGGACGCGATCGTGGACTGGCTGGACCGCGACGAGATTCCAGAGCCCAACGGGGCTGAAACCTCGTACTACGAGGGCCTTGAACGCCCGTATCGATGCCGGAACGGCCCGATGGAGACGCTGGCCGAGCTGCATCTGGTGAAGGGTATTACGGATGAGGTGTACCGAACTATTTCCCCGTACCTGACGGTCTATTGGAACGGTCCGCCGGGCGGAGAATCACGGATCAACGTCAACACCGCGGACCCCCTTGTGCTCGAGTCGCTGGCCGTGCGCGAAGGGCCCGGTATCCAGTTTCCCTTGGACGCGGCGCAGGTCGAGCAGATCGTAGCCACGCGTCCGTTCGCCAACGTCACGCAGTTGCAGAAGGTCCCAGGCCTCACGCCGGCCGTGTACAGCGCGATCCAGCCGCAACTGGAGGTCGGGAGCCGGTTCTTCTCGATCTACGCGGAAGGGGAGGCCAACGGCGTGAAAAAAGGGGTGATCGCCGTGGCCGAACGCGTGGGCGAACCGGCGTTGCGCTACTGGCGGTTGGCCGACTGA
- a CDS encoding class I SAM-dependent methyltransferase, with protein sequence MSTGDTQQYIDTQRTDWNRVAPGWEKWDRVLDDNLAFVNYRLVGDARLRPGHRVLDLGSGTGYPAVLAAQAVGNGGEVVGLDLAEEMLDVARRKAAGLGLANLSFRPADVTTLPFEPASFDAVITRFCLMFLPDVARAVAEIARVVKPGGYVAAAVWSAPDKNPYLRAPIDVIKTLTEVPTPAPDQPGIFRLAKPGDLLGMMERAGLAGLADDEMIGESPFASAQEYLDSLLDIAAPIQNLLTKLDAAQRGAAQEGIKRAADSYRRDGGIALPMAIRVVVARKPA encoded by the coding sequence ATGAGCACCGGCGACACCCAACAGTACATCGATACCCAACGCACTGACTGGAACCGCGTCGCACCCGGTTGGGAGAAATGGGACCGGGTGCTCGATGACAACCTCGCGTTCGTTAACTATCGGCTGGTGGGGGATGCGAGGCTCCGCCCCGGTCATCGCGTCCTGGACCTGGGCAGTGGTACCGGCTATCCCGCCGTGCTCGCCGCACAGGCTGTCGGCAACGGCGGAGAAGTGGTCGGACTGGACCTCGCCGAGGAGATGCTGGACGTGGCGCGCCGCAAGGCCGCTGGGCTGGGGCTCGCGAATCTCTCGTTCCGCCCCGCCGACGTTACCACGCTGCCGTTCGAGCCGGCCTCGTTCGATGCCGTGATCACGCGTTTCTGTCTGATGTTTCTACCGGATGTTGCGAGGGCGGTCGCGGAGATCGCCCGCGTGGTCAAGCCCGGAGGCTATGTGGCGGCCGCGGTGTGGTCCGCGCCAGACAAGAATCCCTACCTCCGCGCGCCCATAGACGTCATCAAGACGCTCACAGAAGTTCCCACGCCCGCTCCAGACCAGCCCGGGATCTTCCGGCTCGCCAAACCGGGAGATCTGCTGGGGATGATGGAACGCGCGGGCCTTGCCGGCTTGGCGGACGATGAGATGATCGGTGAATCTCCGTTCGCGTCCGCCCAGGAGTACCTGGACAGCCTGCTCGACATCGCCGCGCCCATCCAGAATCTGCTGACGAAATTGGACGCCGCACAACGGGGAGCGGCCCAGGAGGGAATCAAACGCGCGGCCGACAGCTACCGGCGCGACGGGGGAATCGCCCTCCCCATGGCGATTCGCGTTGTGGTGGCGCGTAAGCCCGCGTGA
- a CDS encoding class I SAM-dependent methyltransferase: MSQSDTQLTFDRAKAEAFAGKVLGTLNNGALCLMLSVGHRTGLFDVMSRLAPSTSEAIAAAAGLNERYVREWLGAMVTAGVVEVDPATARYSLPSEHAAYLTRAAAADNMAVFAQYIAVLGGVEDDIVECFTNGGGVPYSKFPRFHDVMAEDSGQSVLSSLESHILPLVPELTERLEKGLRVLDVGCGRGRILTRLATLYPNSRFTGLDLSPEAIASARDEASRHGLRNIEFATADVSDFDRTAEPGSFDVVTTFDAIHDQARPLNVLKGIYRTLTPDGVYLMQDISGTSHVHKDIEHPIGPFLYTISCMHCMTVSLAQGGEGLGAMWGEETTREYLQRAGFRSITTHRLAHDIQNNWYVVMK; the protein is encoded by the coding sequence ATGTCACAAAGCGACACGCAACTCACCTTTGATCGGGCCAAAGCCGAGGCCTTCGCCGGGAAAGTGCTCGGAACGCTCAACAACGGCGCCCTCTGCCTGATGCTGTCCGTCGGCCATCGCACCGGGCTGTTCGACGTCATGAGCAGGCTGGCCCCAAGCACGTCAGAAGCCATCGCCGCGGCCGCGGGCTTGAACGAACGCTACGTCCGTGAGTGGCTCGGCGCGATGGTGACCGCAGGGGTCGTGGAGGTCGATCCCGCCACTGCCCGGTACTCGCTGCCGAGCGAGCACGCCGCGTATCTGACCCGGGCGGCTGCCGCCGACAATATGGCGGTGTTCGCCCAATATATTGCGGTGCTCGGCGGTGTGGAGGACGATATCGTTGAATGCTTCACGAACGGCGGCGGGGTCCCGTACTCCAAGTTCCCGCGGTTCCACGACGTGATGGCCGAGGATAGCGGACAGTCGGTGCTATCCTCGCTGGAGTCTCACATCCTGCCGCTCGTGCCGGAGTTGACCGAGCGCTTGGAGAAAGGGCTTCGCGTCCTGGACGTGGGATGTGGACGCGGCCGCATCCTGACCCGGCTCGCAACGCTGTACCCCAACAGTCGGTTTACCGGGCTGGACCTCTCGCCGGAGGCGATCGCTTCTGCGCGCGATGAGGCGTCGCGGCACGGATTACGAAACATCGAGTTCGCCACCGCCGACGTGAGTGACTTCGACCGAACGGCCGAGCCTGGATCGTTTGACGTCGTCACGACCTTTGACGCCATTCATGACCAAGCCAGGCCGCTGAACGTGCTCAAGGGTATTTATCGGACGCTGACGCCGGACGGCGTGTATCTCATGCAGGACATCAGCGGGACGAGCCACGTTCACAAGGACATCGAGCATCCCATCGGCCCGTTCCTGTACACGATCTCCTGCATGCACTGCATGACCGTCTCCCTCGCGCAAGGCGGTGAGGGGTTGGGCGCGATGTGGGGCGAAGAGACCACGCGGGAGTACCTTCAGCGGGCCGGTTTTCGCTCCATCACCACGCACCGCTTGGCGCACGACATCCAAAACAACTGGTACGTCGTGATGAAATAG
- a CDS encoding methyltransferase domain-containing protein yields MVAITDTKKESIFKAVSQMYSDVASCPNRAFHFPTGRPACEFVGYPAEELDAIPATAVESFAGVGYPFAVGAIRKGDTVLDIGSGSGTDVLIASLWVGPGGTVYGLDMTPAMLEKARSNAAKMTARCATFIEGNAEKIPLPDASMDVVTSNGVLNLVPDKPRAFAEIFRVLKPGGRIQISDIVLGKPIKETSRENPQLWAECIVGAVLEDDYLTLFRKAGFSDVAAISHVDYFSKSPEAETREVAGKYGAITVVLKGIKAA; encoded by the coding sequence ATGGTCGCCATCACCGATACCAAGAAGGAGTCGATCTTTAAGGCCGTGTCGCAGATGTACTCCGACGTGGCAAGCTGCCCCAACCGAGCGTTTCACTTCCCTACGGGTCGCCCGGCGTGCGAATTCGTGGGCTACCCCGCCGAGGAGCTCGATGCGATACCGGCCACGGCCGTGGAGTCGTTCGCGGGCGTGGGGTATCCCTTTGCCGTGGGAGCGATCCGGAAGGGCGACACCGTGCTCGACATTGGCTCGGGCTCGGGAACCGACGTGCTCATCGCCTCGTTGTGGGTCGGCCCGGGCGGCACGGTCTACGGCCTGGACATGACGCCGGCCATGCTCGAGAAGGCGCGGTCCAACGCCGCCAAAATGACTGCGCGGTGCGCGACGTTCATCGAGGGGAACGCCGAGAAGATCCCGCTTCCCGACGCCTCCATGGATGTCGTGACCAGCAACGGCGTGTTGAACCTTGTGCCCGACAAACCCCGCGCATTCGCCGAAATCTTCCGAGTCCTCAAGCCCGGCGGCCGGATCCAGATTTCCGATATCGTGCTCGGCAAGCCGATCAAGGAGACGTCGCGGGAGAACCCCCAGCTCTGGGCCGAGTGCATCGTGGGCGCGGTGTTGGAGGACGACTACCTGACTCTGTTCCGGAAGGCGGGTTTCTCCGATGTCGCCGCGATCAGTCACGTTGACTACTTCTCGAAGAGCCCGGAGGCTGAGACCCGGGAGGTTGCCGGGAAATACGGGGCCATCACCGTGGTTCTGAAGGGCATCAAGGCCGCATGA
- a CDS encoding group 1 truncated hemoglobin encodes MSILRIAVVVGLSMAAAAGCARHVTTTEASLYDRLGGKPAITAVVGDFLQKVGSDSRIQHQPAPERVPVLAANLVDLVCQATGGPCEYQGRPMKAAHAGMGISGDEFDAVVDDLVQTLDHYKVPAREKNELLALLAPMREDIVETR; translated from the coding sequence ATGAGTATCTTGCGAATTGCTGTCGTCGTTGGACTTTCCATGGCAGCGGCCGCCGGCTGCGCGCGCCACGTGACCACGACCGAAGCCTCGCTCTACGACCGCCTGGGCGGCAAGCCCGCCATCACCGCGGTTGTCGGGGATTTCCTCCAGAAGGTGGGATCGGACAGCCGTATCCAGCACCAGCCCGCTCCTGAACGCGTCCCGGTGCTTGCCGCAAACCTCGTGGACCTCGTCTGCCAGGCCACCGGCGGCCCCTGCGAGTATCAGGGCCGGCCGATGAAGGCCGCGCACGCGGGGATGGGGATCTCCGGCGACGAGTTCGACGCGGTGGTCGACGATCTCGTCCAGACCCTCGATCACTACAAGGTGCCCGCACGGGAGAAAAACGAACTGCTCGCCCTGTTGGCGCCGATGCGCGAGGACATCGTCGAAACGCGATAG
- a CDS encoding zf-HC2 domain-containing protein — MKRVKTIGCEEALAHLLEYLDQEVGATVRHQVDHHLEACRSCFSRAEFERRLKDKLRTAGREPAGESFQERIKTVLKRF, encoded by the coding sequence ATGAAACGGGTCAAGACAATCGGATGTGAGGAAGCGTTGGCGCACCTGCTCGAGTACCTCGACCAGGAGGTGGGAGCGACGGTGCGCCACCAGGTCGACCATCACCTGGAAGCGTGCAGGAGTTGTTTCTCGCGCGCGGAGTTCGAGCGCCGCCTGAAAGACAAGCTTCGCACGGCGGGGCGGGAGCCCGCCGGCGAATCTTTTCAGGAGCGGATCAAGACCGTGTTAAAGCGGTTTTAA
- a CDS encoding sigma-70 family RNA polymerase sigma factor: MDRTAFQDQIMALLDDLLGAAMRLAKNRQDAEDLVADAVAKAWERRGTLRDAGRFRPWLFRILTNAFISECRKRSVRPKADVSLDEPTGESAFSLFEELHQPFLLWWGNPEQEFLNKMLRHDIERAVDALPEAFRIVVVLADMEGFSYQDISRMLGVPLGTVRSRLARARGHLQKALWVYAKDAPSSHHSHEACHETGQDNRM; encoded by the coding sequence ATGGATCGAACGGCGTTTCAAGACCAGATCATGGCGCTCCTCGACGACTTGCTGGGCGCCGCCATGCGGCTGGCAAAAAATCGGCAAGACGCCGAAGATCTCGTGGCGGACGCCGTAGCCAAGGCGTGGGAGCGACGCGGCACCCTCCGGGACGCCGGCCGCTTCCGGCCGTGGCTGTTCCGGATCCTCACCAACGCCTTCATCAGCGAGTGCCGCAAGCGCAGCGTCCGCCCGAAGGCCGACGTCTCGCTCGACGAGCCCACCGGCGAGTCGGCGTTCTCCCTGTTCGAAGAGCTCCACCAGCCATTCCTGCTGTGGTGGGGCAACCCCGAGCAGGAGTTCCTCAACAAGATGCTCCGCCACGACATCGAACGCGCCGTGGATGCCTTGCCCGAGGCGTTCCGTATCGTGGTGGTCCTGGCGGACATGGAAGGGTTTTCGTACCAGGACATCAGCCGGATGCTGGGCGTTCCGCTCGGCACGGTGCGATCCCGGCTGGCACGGGCGCGAGGCCACCTCCAGAAGGCATTGTGGGTCTACGCCAAGGACGCGCCGTCGAGCCATCACTCACACGAGGCATGCCATGAAACGGGTCAAGACAATCGGATGTGA
- a CDS encoding DUF4262 domain-containing protein, producing the protein MAPLDAAHSPLDGRRVIRDINTVGWHVARVPPAGGHHGWAFSVGFAQTFDHPEVAIFGLPDDVLRALLDTIGRHLRAGRTFRDGHEDATLAPPFRFVFRAVDPAWRAAVLPVASWFYGDRSFTAVQSFWPDRAHRLPWEEGFDPDLVGFQPLLFHDDATAARVGPLLASSPAAD; encoded by the coding sequence ATGGCACCGCTGGACGCTGCCCACTCTCCACTCGACGGCCGTCGCGTCATTCGCGACATTAACACGGTGGGCTGGCACGTCGCGCGGGTGCCGCCCGCGGGCGGCCACCACGGGTGGGCGTTTTCCGTGGGATTCGCACAGACCTTTGATCATCCCGAAGTGGCGATCTTCGGGCTCCCCGACGACGTGCTACGGGCGCTCCTCGACACCATCGGCCGGCATCTCCGCGCCGGGCGAACGTTTCGCGACGGCCACGAGGACGCGACACTGGCCCCGCCCTTTCGTTTCGTGTTCCGTGCCGTTGACCCCGCGTGGCGGGCCGCGGTGCTGCCGGTGGCGTCGTGGTTTTACGGCGACCGCTCGTTTACCGCGGTGCAGTCGTTCTGGCCGGATCGCGCCCACCGACTTCCCTGGGAAGAGGGTTTCGACCCGGATCTGGTCGGCTTCCAGCCCCTGTTGTTTCACGACGACGCGACGGCGGCGCGCGTCGGGCCTCTGCTCGCTTCCTCGCCCGCTGCCGATTGA
- a CDS encoding FHA domain-containing protein, whose translation MDDEQTLHFGMNGGLPGDSVPTLKVLNGPLEGREYRLVSREYVIGRDPMSDIVIDLKDVSRRHAKIEKMATEYVICDLGSANGVSVNNLKSPRAVLMNGDVLQIGSCLIQFHWIRPLPTS comes from the coding sequence ATGGACGACGAGCAGACACTTCATTTCGGAATGAACGGGGGGCTGCCCGGGGACTCGGTGCCGACCCTCAAGGTGCTCAACGGCCCGCTCGAAGGCCGCGAGTATCGTCTGGTCAGCCGCGAGTACGTGATCGGCCGTGACCCCATGTCGGACATCGTGATCGATTTGAAGGACGTGTCGCGGCGCCACGCCAAAATCGAGAAAATGGCGACCGAATACGTGATCTGCGACCTGGGCAGCGCCAACGGCGTGTCCGTCAACAACCTCAAATCGCCGCGAGCGGTCTTGATGAACGGCGACGTGCTCCAGATCGGGTCCTGTTTAATCCAGTTCCACTGGATTCGTCCCTTGCCCACGTCCTGA